CTTCCCAAGCACTCATCCGCATCTTCTCGACCACGTAGTCGCCGGGCCGCGGCTCGAGGCCTGACACCGGCGCAGCGCCCCAGCTGCCGCGCACCATCGCCTTGCTGTCGACCAGCCCTTCGAACAGCGGCGCGTTCAGCGTCACACCAGGCGCACCGGGCTCGACCACGAACCAGACGTGGATGATGGCAACGCCGCGCGACCGCGCGGTCTCCGCCAGGCGCCGGACGTTCTCGACCACATGCTGCTGCTTGGCGTGGCCTGGCGCACCGGAGTCAGCGAAGGCGCCGCCATCCATGATGACGTCGTTCTGGAGATCCTGGATGATCATGGCGCAGCGCTTCGGATCGAGGCGCAACTCGCCATCAGCTAGGATCGGTGGAGTGGCGGCAGAGGCTGTGCTCGTGGCTCCCCCGCTGCTGCGCCTGCCGCTCATATAGGGCTCGTGTCGCGGTCCGGTCCTGGTTGTGATGGCATAGACTGAATGCGTGGAGGTCAAATAGAGCGTGCGGAAATCAGCTCCACCCCAGGCAAGGTTGGCGACCAACTCCGGCACGCGAACTTTTCCGAGCTGCTCGCCGCGCGGCGAATAGACCCAGACGCCGCCGGGCGCTGTGACCCAGACATTGCCGTGCTGATCGCATTTCATGCCGTCGGGGACGCCCGCCTCGAGCTCGGAGCGGATGCCGCTCGCGAATACGCGTGCGTTTGCCAGCATCCCGTCGGCGTTGACGTCGAACACGCGGATCAGCGCCTGCGCGGTGTCATTGACATAGAGCAGTCTTTCGTCGGGCGAGAAGCACAGCCCGTTCGGCTGTTCGAACAAGGTTCTGTCGACCACCAGCTTCGGTTCGCCGCCGGGCACGACGCGATAGACGCCTTGGAAGCCGAGCTGGCGCGGCCGCTCGACGCCATAGACCGGCATCCGGCCATACCAAGGGTCGGAGAAATAGATCGCACCTGAGGAGTGCACGCAGACGTCGTTTGGACTGTTGAGCTCCTGTCCGCCAAAGTGCGAGGCGAGCACCTCGCGCCGCCCATCCGGCCGTTCGCGGATCAGCGACGACGTCGCGTGCTCGCAGACGATCAAATTGAGCTCGGCATCGTAGGTCATGCCGTTGCATTTGTTCGACGGACGCTTGACCTCGGCAACGCCGCGCCGCGCATCCCAGCGGCGGCGTACATCGCCCGGCATGTCCGAGAACAGAAGGTAGTGATCGACGGGATGCCAGATCGGTCCTTCCGTGAACTCAAAGCCTGTGCCGACCTGGGCAACGGGTGCGTAGGGGTCGATCAGGGTCTCGAATTCAGAACGTAAGGTGACGTGTGTCATCGGACGATCCTCACATCATGCTAGGCCGGGAACCAGTTGCGAGCGGGCAGGGACTGCACGATCGGTCCGGGGACCTGGTCGTGCAGCCGGCCCACGACATTGCCGCCTTCGATCTTGGCGGGGCGGTCGTGCACCGGCAACAGATAGCGCGAGTTGCTGAGCAGCTTCTTGATCGCAGCCTTCTCGGCACGCTTGCTGGTGCCGTGGTTACCCGTGGTGCGCGGCTCCCAGTCATGGATCTCGTGGAAGGGCGTGACGATCTGGTCGTTGAAATCGTAAATCACGTCGCCGCAGATGGTGGCGATGCCGTCCGCGGTCTCGACGATGATGTTCATCGAGCCCTCGGTGTGGGCATTGGCGGCGTCACAATAGACACCCGGCATCAGCTCGATCGGGCCGGTGATCTCCAGGTCGAGGAAGCGCAGCGCGCTCTTGGTGTGCAGACGGTCGATCAAATGTTTGATGTCGGGCGCCGGATATTGCGGGTGCATCAGGCCGGAGACGGAATATTCCAGCTCCTTGCGGTTGAGAACGACAGTCGTATTCATCGGGAACAGATCGTCCTTGCCCGCATGATCGATGTGCAGATGGGTGTGGCAGACGAAGCGCACGTCGCCCATGCGCACGCCGTGGCGGGCGAGCTGGTTCTCGATCATGTGTTCGTGGTACTGCAGCCCCCGCATGCCCAGCGTCTCCATGATCTGATTGGAGCGATAGCCGGTGTCGACCACGACAGGATATTTGCCGCCGAGAATCAGAAAGCCCAGCGTGAGGACGCGGCGGGTGCGGCCGCAGTCGCGACCGAGCACCAGGAAGCTCGATTCCAGCTCGATATCGCCGTAGTCCAGGATCTTGATCTCCAGCGCCATTCGTTTCCCTCCCTGTGTTCTTTCTTGTCTTTCAAAGCCGATAGACGCGAGTTGCGGTACCTCGGAAGATCGCATCCCGTTGCTCGACGCTCAGCGGCGCGGCCGCTGAGCGGAATGCGTCAACAAGCTCGCGATAGCTGGTCCACAATTTCTCGATCGGGAAATTCGAGCCGAACAGGCAGCGCTCGGCGCCGAAGATGGCGACGGTGTCCATGACCACCGCAGCGATATGCGCGGGATCGTTGCGGTGGATGAAGGTGCCGAGCCCCGAGAGCTTCGAGACCACGTTCGGGCAGGTCGCGAGCCGGGCCATGCCGGCGCGCCAGGCCGCACTGCCCGCTGACGAAAGGTCTTCGAGCATGCCAGCATGCTGGAGGATAAAGGTCACCTTGGGGCAGGATTCGGCGAGATGCGCGGCATCGGGCATCTGCGGCGTGAAAACCTGCAGATCGAAGCTCCAGCCGTAGTCGGCGAGCCGCGCGACGTTGCGGCGGACCATGGGATCGATGCAGAGATCGGGCCTGGCCGCGAAACGATAGAGCGGGTTTTCATGCCAATGCAGCTGCATGCGCACGCCGCGGACCAGCGGATAGCGCTTCAAGCGCTCAAGCTGCGGACGCACATCGTCGACAGCGAAATTGGCATAGGCGACGATCGCGTGCGGCCAGCCATGCTCGTCGGCGGTCCGCTGTACCCAGGCCGCTTCGTTCTCGAAACGGTCATTGGCCCAGTTGGTCTGGACGTAGACTGAGCGGGTGACGCCGGTGCCCTTGAGGTCGTCGAAATACTCCTCGATCGGATAATCGCGCCTGATAGCCTCGTAGGGTCCGAAGATGCGAGGTTGCATCGCGCCGACCAGCCAAGGCAGGTCGGCCTGCCGCCAGATATGATGATGCCCGTCGACAATCTCGGTCACGCAACTCTCCTTCGTCCCAAGGCCAGGACAAGGGCGACGATCGACGCGCTCGATCCGCCATCGACGAGGTCGTCAACGAAGCGCTCGATCGCAACGAGCGCCTCCGTCTGCGGACGGAATCTTGGCCCGCTTGCAAGCGGCGTCAGCCAGCTCACGCGCCAGGCCCGCCGCGATAGCTTTGCCACAGCATCACGCAGGGCATCGGGCTCGCCGCGCTCCAGCCCGTCCGAGACGATGACCACGGCTGCCCCGCGCGCATAGCCGCCGAAGCGAGGCACCGCGAGGAAGGCTTGGAGCGCATCGCCGATACGGGTGCCCCCGTCCCAGTCGCTGACGAGATGCGCGGCCGCGCTCAGTGCCTGCTCGCGGCGCTTCACCCGCAGCGCGCGGGTGACGCGGGTCAGCCGGGTGCCGAAGGTGAAGACCTCGACATTGGGCGCGGCCTGCACCAGCGCATGCGCCAGCTTCATGTTCTCCTCGGTGCGGCTTTTCATCGAGCCGGAGACGTCGATCAGCAGCAGGAACTTTCGCGGGCGCTGGCGCCGCTTCATATGCCCGAGTCGCAAAATCTCCCCGTCGCTGCGGACGGAGTCGCGCAAAGTGCGGCGGAGATCGGCAAATGGTCCGCGCCGGGCGCGCATGCGGCGGTGACCGCGCCGTCGCGGCAGGCGCCGCGGCGCTTCGCGAGACAGCCGGCGCAAGGCCTCGCTCGTGGAAAGCTGCGCGAAGCGGCGCTCGACCAGCGCCTCGGTACGGGTCGCGGTCAGGCCGGACTCGTTGGCGTCGTCGGAGGGCAGCGGCTCCTCGTCGCCGCGACCTTCTTCCTGGAGGCGGACGGCCTCGTCATCCTCGCCGTCATCGGTGTGCTCGACTGCCTCACTGCCGCGGAAGTGAAGATCGAATAGCCGGTCAAAGGTCACGCGGCGCTCGGGTGGCGGGGCGAGGGTGGCCAGAGCGGCCTGCCTGATGTCCCCGAGGTCGCGCGGGCCGAGCAGTTCGATCGCTGTGAGAAACGCGGTGGTCTGCTCCGGCGCGACGGCAAAGGCGTTGGCGCGCAGCAGTGCGACGAAGGAGACAAAGATGCGGGCGCCGCGCGGAAGCTGAAGCTCGGTGCTCATGCGGTGGCCTCCGCGAGCATCGCGTCGAGCCGGGACGAGATGAAATGCAGATCCTCCTCGTCCTTGAGCGCCACGCCGATCGAGCGCTTGAACGCGTCCGGCCATCGCGCGCCGCCCTTGTTCAGGAGCGTCGCGGCCTCGGCCCAGTCGACAGCTTCCGCGATGCCGGGCGCCTTGCTCAGCGGTTCGCGCCGGAGTTTGCCGACCGCCGCGACGACGGCCCGCGCAGTGGCTTCGGCGACACTGGAGGCTCGTAGCATCACGATGCGCGCCTCGCGCTCCTCGGTCGGATAGTCGATCCAGTGATAGACGCAGCGGCGGCGAAGGGCTTCGTGCAGGTCGCGCGTCCGGTTCGACGTCAGCACGACGACGGGGCGCTCGGCGGCACGTACCGTGCCGCGTTCGGGAATCGAAATCTGGAAGTCGGATAAAAATTCGAGCAGGAAGGCCTCGAACTCCTGATCGGCGCGGTCGATTTCGTCGATCAGCAGCACGGTAGAATCAGGCGCGCGCAACGCCGCCAGCATCGGCCGCTCGATCAGGAACGTCTCGCCATAGATGTCGATGCTCTCGTCGCCGGCCTGGCGGATCGCGAGCATCTGGCGCGGATAGTTCCATTCGTAGAGCGCCGCAGAGGCGTCGATGCCCTCGTAGCATTGCAGGCGGATCAGCCGGCGGCCGAGCACGGCGGCGATGGCTTTTGCCGCTTCCGTCTTGCCGACACCCGGCGCGCCTTCCAGCAGCAGCGGCTTGCCGAGCGCAAGGCTGAGATAGGCGGCGGTCGCAAGGCCTTCGTCGGCGAGGTAATAGGCCGCGCGCAGCGCCCTCTCCAGCGCCTCCGGGCTGTCGATGCCGACGATGTTGCTGCGGACCGCCATGAACCAAAACCTCTAGCGCCGCGCCTGCGGCCGCGCGCCGCCCTGGGCCTTGATCGCGCGCAGCACCTTTTCAGGCGTAATCGGGAGATCGTCGATGCGTACGCCGACCGCGTTGAAGATCGCGTTGGCTACGGCCGGCAGCACCGGGTTGGCGCACATCTCGCCGGGGCCCTTGGCGCCGAACGGACCATCAGGGGCAGGGCGTTCCAGCACGGCGATATCGTGCGGGCAGATGTCACCGGGGCCGGGCATCAGATATTCGACGAAGTCGCGCGGGCCATGCACGGGTTCGGGATAATACGGCTCCGGCGTCTCATACAGCGCGTGGCTCACGCCCATCCAGGCGCCCCCAACGAGTTGCTGCTCGACCAGGCGCGGATTGAGCGCGCGTCCGAGCTCGTAGGCCGAATCCATTCGCACCATCGCGACCTCGCCGGTCTCGTCGTCGACATCGACCTCGGCGACGAGGCAGGCATGGGCATAGCAGGTCGCCGGCGACATCTCGCCGGTCTCCGGGTTCACCTCGGAGAGGGGCACCAGGAAGATGCCGCGGCCGGAGATGGTCTTGCCCTGCTTGAACTGCGCGGCAATCGCGACGTCCTTGGTCGAGATCGAGCGGTGCGGCGCGCCCCTGACGTGAATGTTGCCACGCCCGTCGGTCTCGAGATCGGCGGCGTTGACTTCCAGCTCCTCGGCGGCCGCTTCCATCATCACGCCGCGCGCCTCGCGGGCCGCGGCCATCACAGCATTGCCGACGCGATGGGTGCCTCGTGATGCGAACGAACCCATGCAATGCGGGCCGGTGTCGGAATCGGCCGTGTCGACATAGACGTCCTCGACCGGCACGCCCAGCGTCTCCGCGCAGATCTGCCGCGTCACCGACTTCATGCCCTGTCCCAGGTCGATCGACGACAGCGCCACCGTGAACTTGCCGCTCGGGTTGGAATGCACCAGCGCCTGGCTGGGATCGCCGCCGAGATTCATGCCGATGGGATAATTGATCGACGCGATGCCGCGTCCGCGATGCCGGGTCATCTAGCGCCTCCTGGTGCCGAAGACGGAGGAGAAACGGGTCGCGCCATGCGATGGCGCGGCGGGCCGCGGCGAGGGCGGCGGCGGGGCAGGTGGTGGTGGTTCGCGCGGCGGTTCGCGGGTGACGGTCGGCGGCAGGCGGTCATAGCTAGTGCGCTGTTGAGCCGGAGAAGCGGAGCGCGCGCGTCCGTCCGTTGGCGTGGACGGGATGGTCGCGCGGCTGCCGCCGCCGTCCTTGCGCGAGGACGCTCGCTTGAATTCCTCGCGCAGCGGCCATTTTGCCTTCTCGGCCGCGACCTGCACGCATTCGATCAGTGCCGTGTTCTTGGCCTCGCGCCGGTGCGCCTTCATGTCTCCGTCGCGATAGGCGTTGAGGATCCGGAATTCCATCGGATCCATGTTGATGAGGTTCGCCAGCTTGTCCATCTGGCACTCGATGGCAAAATCCATCGCGGTGACGCCGAAGCCGCGCATGGCGGTCGCCGGCGTACGGTTGGTGAAAACGCAATAGACGTCGCCATAGACGTTCGGGATGGTGTAGGGGCCCGGCAGATGAGCGGCGCATTTCACCGCGGCGTAGCTGGACAGCCGCGTATAGGCGCCGCTGTCGAAATAGGCGCGGATCTTGCGCGCGACGATGCGGCCATCGCGCATGACGCCGTCCTTGATGTAGATGCGCTCGGCGCCGCGCGGCGGGCCGTACTGCATCTCCTCTTCGCGCCCGAACACGTAACGTACAGGCTTTCCGGTCAGCATCGCGCCGAGGATGGCGAGCGGCTCGGTCAGCGTGTCGACCTTGCCGCCAAAGCCGCCCCCTACGGTGCCGCCGATGAAGTGGAAGGTGTTGGACGGGACGTCCAAAATCTTGGCGCAGGTGTCGACCGAGAAGAACAGCGCCTGGGTCGAGGTGTAGACGACATAACGGCCATTGGTGTCGGGGGCCGCGATCGCGCCGTTGGTCTCGGTCGGCGCGTGCTCGATCGGCGACATCTGGTAGCGCTGCTCCAGCACGTGATCGGCGGTCGCCAGCGCCGCATCGGCATCGCCAAAGCGCAGCCGCTGGTGATCATAAGTCTCGTGATAGGTGAAGGTGTTCTTCGGATAGGTCTCGTTGACCACGGGCGCGCCGGGCTTGAGCGCATCCTCGACGTCGAACACGGCCGGCAGCGGTTCGTAG
The genomic region above belongs to Bradyrhizobium sp. CCBAU 53338 and contains:
- a CDS encoding xanthine dehydrogenase family protein molybdopterin-binding subunit; amino-acid sequence: MTRHRGRGIASINYPIGMNLGGDPSQALVHSNPSGKFTVALSSIDLGQGMKSVTRQICAETLGVPVEDVYVDTADSDTGPHCMGSFASRGTHRVGNAVMAAAREARGVMMEAAAEELEVNAADLETDGRGNIHVRGAPHRSISTKDVAIAAQFKQGKTISGRGIFLVPLSEVNPETGEMSPATCYAHACLVAEVDVDDETGEVAMVRMDSAYELGRALNPRLVEQQLVGGAWMGVSHALYETPEPYYPEPVHGPRDFVEYLMPGPGDICPHDIAVLERPAPDGPFGAKGPGEMCANPVLPAVANAIFNAVGVRIDDLPITPEKVLRAIKAQGGARPQARR
- a CDS encoding isochorismatase family protein — its product is MTHVTLRSEFETLIDPYAPVAQVGTGFEFTEGPIWHPVDHYLLFSDMPGDVRRRWDARRGVAEVKRPSNKCNGMTYDAELNLIVCEHATSSLIRERPDGRREVLASHFGGQELNSPNDVCVHSSGAIYFSDPWYGRMPVYGVERPRQLGFQGVYRVVPGGEPKLVVDRTLFEQPNGLCFSPDERLLYVNDTAQALIRVFDVNADGMLANARVFASGIRSELEAGVPDGMKCDQHGNVWVTAPGGVWVYSPRGEQLGKVRVPELVANLAWGGADFRTLYLTSTHSVYAITTRTGPRHEPYMSGRRSSGGATSTASAATPPILADGELRLDPKRCAMIIQDLQNDVIMDGGAFADSGAPGHAKQQHVVENVRRLAETARSRGVAIIHVWFVVEPGAPGVTLNAPLFEGLVDSKAMVRGSWGAAPVSGLEPRPGDYVVEKMRMSAWEGTKLETILKATGRDMIINTGAWTNMSIEHTARTGADKGYFMIVPEDCCSTMNADWHSASINFAMQNVAVVTRADAVIRALG
- a CDS encoding VWA domain-containing protein; this translates as MSTELQLPRGARIFVSFVALLRANAFAVAPEQTTAFLTAIELLGPRDLGDIRQAALATLAPPPERRVTFDRLFDLHFRGSEAVEHTDDGEDDEAVRLQEEGRGDEEPLPSDDANESGLTATRTEALVERRFAQLSTSEALRRLSREAPRRLPRRRGHRRMRARRGPFADLRRTLRDSVRSDGEILRLGHMKRRQRPRKFLLLIDVSGSMKSRTEENMKLAHALVQAAPNVEVFTFGTRLTRVTRALRVKRREQALSAAAHLVSDWDGGTRIGDALQAFLAVPRFGGYARGAAVVIVSDGLERGEPDALRDAVAKLSRRAWRVSWLTPLASGPRFRPQTEALVAIERFVDDLVDGGSSASIVALVLALGRRRVA
- a CDS encoding MoxR family ATPase, whose protein sequence is MAVRSNIVGIDSPEALERALRAAYYLADEGLATAAYLSLALGKPLLLEGAPGVGKTEAAKAIAAVLGRRLIRLQCYEGIDASAALYEWNYPRQMLAIRQAGDESIDIYGETFLIERPMLAALRAPDSTVLLIDEIDRADQEFEAFLLEFLSDFQISIPERGTVRAAERPVVVLTSNRTRDLHEALRRRCVYHWIDYPTEEREARIVMLRASSVAEATARAVVAAVGKLRREPLSKAPGIAEAVDWAEAATLLNKGGARWPDAFKRSIGVALKDEEDLHFISSRLDAMLAEATA
- a CDS encoding MBL fold metallo-hydrolase; this encodes MALEIKILDYGDIELESSFLVLGRDCGRTRRVLTLGFLILGGKYPVVVDTGYRSNQIMETLGMRGLQYHEHMIENQLARHGVRMGDVRFVCHTHLHIDHAGKDDLFPMNTTVVLNRKELEYSVSGLMHPQYPAPDIKHLIDRLHTKSALRFLDLEITGPIELMPGVYCDAANAHTEGSMNIIVETADGIATICGDVIYDFNDQIVTPFHEIHDWEPRTTGNHGTSKRAEKAAIKKLLSNSRYLLPVHDRPAKIEGGNVVGRLHDQVPGPIVQSLPARNWFPA
- a CDS encoding amidohydrolase, yielding MTEIVDGHHHIWRQADLPWLVGAMQPRIFGPYEAIRRDYPIEEYFDDLKGTGVTRSVYVQTNWANDRFENEAAWVQRTADEHGWPHAIVAYANFAVDDVRPQLERLKRYPLVRGVRMQLHWHENPLYRFAARPDLCIDPMVRRNVARLADYGWSFDLQVFTPQMPDAAHLAESCPKVTFILQHAGMLEDLSSAGSAAWRAGMARLATCPNVVSKLSGLGTFIHRNDPAHIAAVVMDTVAIFGAERCLFGSNFPIEKLWTSYRELVDAFRSAAAPLSVEQRDAIFRGTATRVYRL
- a CDS encoding xanthine dehydrogenase family protein molybdopterin-binding subunit encodes the protein MLELRKDIFADERDDNLKEIGKGTQRQDMLGHVTGTSSYFNDHKLQGMLHLKVVRSTQAHARIRRIDTAEAERSSGVRRIIRGADVPVNLNTLLSLINFGKDDEPSLAVDKVRYKGEPIVAIVADGEREAFEAIAKVRIDYEPLPAVFDVEDALKPGAPVVNETYPKNTFTYHETYDHQRLRFGDADAALATADHVLEQRYQMSPIEHAPTETNGAIAAPDTNGRYVVYTSTQALFFSVDTCAKILDVPSNTFHFIGGTVGGGFGGKVDTLTEPLAILGAMLTGKPVRYVFGREEEMQYGPPRGAERIYIKDGVMRDGRIVARKIRAYFDSGAYTRLSSYAAVKCAAHLPGPYTIPNVYGDVYCVFTNRTPATAMRGFGVTAMDFAIECQMDKLANLINMDPMEFRILNAYRDGDMKAHRREAKNTALIECVQVAAEKAKWPLREEFKRASSRKDGGGSRATIPSTPTDGRARSASPAQQRTSYDRLPPTVTREPPREPPPPAPPPPSPRPAAPSHGATRFSSVFGTRRR